The following proteins are encoded in a genomic region of Ptychodera flava strain L36383 chromosome 23 unlocalized genomic scaffold, AS_Pfla_20210202 Scaffold_24__1_contigs__length_23054250_pilon, whole genome shotgun sequence:
- the LOC139124851 gene encoding coiled-coil domain-containing protein 13-like produces the protein METDNETLKQQFQVLQEQQQKKLLRLQQRKQEKEKKGKEKIEKTKEKEKEQQNGLQVDDDLGLSLAEPIQSSAFFNDELSTHLNQQIRELKDENGRLYKLLSERDYEIRKLKKQREEANLAMTGGGVASDTAASKIVDLSKKNRELTAEVESEKNKSRQLLRKVNDLEKEVMLAKRELSLEGSGKQKSHAAKMYTLGDTLEEQPAVDPAEMKALKEKITQSNLKMAEYRNQVQQLKQDLKIAQKVLEKEVGENVNIPALLNGTSNWRGRAQQIIGLQNKVSDLKSQLSHIQTRPTTEMSLEEQFMTMETTQNFSPRSATSSVYNDKNRSKLRNMERERREASQKAADELKALEEDYSKLKEKFDASKARNKVLTNEVKTLKQQVSTLIDKSTHDNELITALMSQQSQMKQIIEDNARLQKEVKEKQQKEVQLLQTKNVQDMGVVEQLKRLVSEKEQKVRVLEEEINQMRINHQRTHVGNVLERPPSRGHRPATVTISHNEISSGGDIVGSSRPSSSDSTLHSPQPPQSRQSSRNSNRPGSGNRDLPPRVPSRVIRSASTGNVSVNNSAMEELKLQCQEYKSFGQVAEVERDKLMELVAVLQQRNDESQQNITETQSRLVQLKQRNVQLEKQLGKARMDVANLSRAPGKKMKPVRSGSDLSQSLLSDEDLMRSDIPQTQDNIEELQTRLAIQIDENDALKAALQSTMKAKEDDLRLYHDMMDQTKQVFLQGLRQFRQQNAAS, from the exons ATGGAAACTGACAATGAAACTTTAAAGCAACAGTTCCAAGTACTTCAGGAACAACAGCAGAAGAAATTACTGAGGCTGCAACAGAggaaacaagaaaaagaaaagaaaggaaaagaaaaaattgaaaagacgAAAGAAAAGGAGAAAGAACAGCAAAATGGGTTACAAGTGGATGATGATTTAGGACTCAGT CTAGCTGAACCTATTCAGAGCAGTGCCTTTTTCAATGATGAACTGTCAACACATCTGAATCAACAGATACGG GAACTGAAAGATGAGAATGGTAGATTGTACAAACTACTGAGTGAAAGAGACTATGAGataagaaaactgaaaaaacaaCGTGAAGAGGCTAATCTAGCAATGACAG gTGGAGGAGTTGCCAGTGACACTGCTGCTAGTAAAATAGTAGACTTGTCAAAGAAAAACAGAGAATTGACCGCTGAAGTGGAAAGTGAGAAAAATAAATCAAGACAGCTTCTTAGAAAAGTAAATGATCTTGAAAAGGAG gtgatgttagcCAAGAGAGAGTTGTCACTGGAAGGAAGTGGGAAACAGAAAAGCCATGCTGCCAAGATGTACACATTAGGAGATACTCTGGAAGAACAG CCGGCAGTAGATCCAGCAGAAATGAAGgctttgaaagagaaaatcacacAAAGCAACCTAAAAATGGCAGAGTACAGAAATCAGGTACAGCAACTGAAACAGGATTTGAAAATAGCTCAGAAAGTACTGGAGAAGGAAGTAGGAGAGAATGTAAACATTCCGGCATTGTTAAATGGTACAAGTAATTGGAGAGGAAGGGCTCAGCAGATTATTGGCCTTCAGAATAAG GTGTCCGACTTGAAATCCCAGCTGAGTCATATTCAGACCAGACCTACAACAGAAATGAGTCTAGAAGAACAGTTTATGACCATGGAAACCACACAGAACTTTTCACCCAGATCAGCCACATCATCTGTGTACAATGACAAAAACAGAAGTAAGCTGAGAAACATGGAACGGGAGAGAAGGGAGGCCAGCCAG AAAGCAGCTGATGAACTGAAAGCACTGGAGGAAGATTACAGCAAACTGAAGGAAAAGTTTGACGCGTCCAAAGCCAGAAATAAAGTACTTACCAATGAAGTGAAAACTTTGAAACAGCAAGTGTCAACATTGATAGACAAGAGTACACATGATAATGAATTGATTACTGCTCTTATG AGTCAACAAAgtcaaatgaaacaaattattgAAGACAACGCCAGATTACAGAAAGAAGTGAAGGAAAAACAACAGAAAGAAGTACAACTACTGCAAACTAAGAATGTACAAGACATGGGTGTGGTGGAACAACTGAAGAGACTTGTCAGTGAAAAAGAACAGAAAGTTAGAGTGCTGGAAGAGGAAATTAATCAAATGAGGATTAAT CATCAACGTACTCACGTAGGAAATGTTTTAGAAAGGCCTCCATCCAGGGGTCATCGACCTGCAACAGTTACAATATCGCACAACGAAATATCTTCTGGTGGTGACATTGTTGGAAGTTCAAGACCTTCTTCATCAGATAGTACATTGCACTCACCGCAACCACCACAGTCAAG ACAAAGTTCAAGAAACTCAAACAGACCAGGCAGTGGAAATAGAGATTTGCCGCCAAGGGTGCCCTCTAGAGTCATCAGATCAGCAAGTACAGG CAATGTATCCGTAAACAACTCAGCCATGGAAGAGCTGAAACTTCAAtgtcaagaatacaaatcatttggTCAAGTAGCTGAAGTGGAGAGAGATAAACTGATGGAATTGGTGGCAGTGCTACAGCAAAG GAATGATGAATCTCAGCAGAATATTACAGAGACTCAAAGCCGTCTTGTCCAGCTGAAACAGCGGAATGTACAGCTGGAAAAACAACTGGGAAAAGCCAGAATGGATGTTGCTAATCTATCAAGAGCTCCGGGAAAGAAGATGAAACCTGTACGGAGTGGTTCAGATCTGTCGCAGAGTTTACTCAGTGATGAAGATCTGATGAGGAGTGATATTCCACAGACACAGGATAACATAGAGGAACTACAAACACG GTTGGCCATacaaattgatgaaaatgacGCATTGAAAGCTGCTCTGCAGAGTACCATGAAAGCCAAGGAGGACGATCTCAGACTCTACCATGATATGATGGACCAAACTAAGCAGGTTTTCTTACAGGGACTAAGGCAATTCAGACAACAGAATGCAGCATCATGA